The region tctccctgtgtcagcgtgggttttctccgggttctccggcttcctcccacagtccaaagacatgcagcttaggttaattgatttgagtttttctctaaattagttgTTGTTTGAGTGTACACACAGATTTCAGCTACCTTTATCTTGACATTCATTCAGAGGGCTAGAAGAGTTTTGGAGGGTTCTGGGAATACCTTCAGAGCAGCAGTACATGTATTACACCAGCTGCTTCTGAAACATCAGCATTTAATGATCTTTTAGATTAACTGTTGGTTTCCTACCTCGGTGACAGGATGCATGCCGACACATGAGACTTCACACTACTACCAATACTTTATTCTAGTGTCATGCCCGTCCGGTTATGAGAACTGGCCATTAAAAATTATAAACACACATGGGAGGGACGCTCTCTGTTTTCCGTTACGTCAGCGCTTCGCTCTGACCATTCTGTTCAAAACACCAGGGTTCCTGTGCAGACCATGATCTGGGTTAGGCACCATAAATGTCACACGTAATGAACTGTAAAACATTTAGGGCTTTACTTCAAATATTCCTTTAGAGTTCACCAGGGGTTATCGCAATACTTATGTTCTAATAATGGAAACAAGTCAGCTGGGAAGTAGATGTTCCAGCTGCAGCTGACAGCCATCGATGACTACGAGGGTTACAGCATCCAAATCCCACAGATCCATGACTACTGAACTGAGTGAAGTACATGTAGTCAAACCAAAGCTGAGACATACATGCAGTTATTCAGTGTGTGAGTCAGAGGCATGAGCAACTGGGAGGGTGAGCTGTGGACTTTTTCATTGCGATTCTCTTGCGAGGGCAACGGGTTTCCTTCAGTTACTGCATTAACAAAGACTTCAACAGGAACTACAAAGGGGCCTATTTAGAATGTGTTTGAAACGGcctattatatttatttgttgattaaattCTAGTGGGCTTATGAGCCTTCCTGTACAGCACCATTCCAGGGAACCGGCATTCCTCACAGCAGTATCACTGCTGGAGTTTTCCGAGATAGGGAGGACATTCTGATGAAATATCACTATTCATAAAACGTCAGAGTTTCTCCAGACTTACTGTCTCATTTCCCTGGAATCTGCCATCCACTAATGTAAAATGCCATACTGAGGCGTTGCTTAAGTCCCACAGGAGTACCCTCAACGGCCGAGTACAGCGCAGAACAGATTTCTGGACATTTTATTGTGTGCTGCTTCAGGGTCAGGCCGGGAACAACAGGTTATGCAACCCGTTCTCACTGCCGACTCGTCACACGTGGACGAATAGCCAGGACCCTTCGCGTAATTTTTGAACGTACTGGGTAACCTAATCCTTTGTGTCAGACTTTGGCGCTCCACTTCTTCTTAACACGttgttgtgaattcaaacaaaagtacttggttatgtttaggaaacaTCCTGGTTTTGATTCTAATAGGTATGTTTGTTAGCGGGTTAAAGCTAGATAAGGTAATGTTGAGGAACTGGCAAGAGTATGctaggttttaaaaaaaaagtatccagCCTGAAAACATATCCCAGTGTTCCCAACTCTTTCCCAATGAAAGTAGCAAGCAGaactagctccaaaagtcgcTAAATCTAGAGAGAAAGCCGCCAAGACagcccgtcccttcaggccttCCTACAatgccactcccccaaaattataattatgaatgtaaacaacaaacatggctactGTTAGTACTTACAACTGTTAAGATAGCAGCCTGATAAGACTACAATACAGGTAGAATATGGAAGGCAGGCAGCCCGTCCAAGCGcaagaaaccggagtcaaattccatgtCTGCGTGGAATTCAACTCCAGTTTCTTGCActcactaatacacagaaacagacaaataaaaaaataaataaaggaagtccaagaagaaaaaggattaacattaactattttgtacacagaaacataaaaacacaaaaaacaacgacaatgaagtgtagataatagtgcaaatatgcagagtacagtgctctgtagcgcctaccagaggggaggagttggaactggttgtgtATACTAAGTCACCTGATTTACGGAGCACTTTCTCTGAGCGTCTTTCGATGGGTTTACATCAGAGTTTGTTGAAAGCCCGTTGGGTCTCATACAGATGCTTAAGGGTGCCTTGTGCGTCGCTGATATAAGTGCATGAGGGCAAAAGATGAACACTTGTGGGGCTGTAACAAAACATTGCAACCCTGTCTCTTACAAAAATACATTCCCACACAACGAAACCACATAGGCAATTAGATTTTCCAAGGAAATCTAACCCCAAAGAGGTATTTTTCGGGGTAGTTTTACCTTTCGTAAGGAGGGTTCAGTGACAGAGCATGTgctgtaaagccctctgaggcatatttgtaattttgggctgTACATCTAAATtgaatcaaattaaatttaaatatatttccccACAGATTAAAGTCTCTGCTTTAAACACGTGGTTAACCATGTAAATTGAACCAAAACATTAACTACTGGAGAATAGAGAAAAAGGATGTCAATTAAAATAAGTGAAcactgattttagttttttacatggggaacaaacagcagcctcctgggtgaaagtctgtgtttgttccaCCTAGCCATCCACCCCAATCTCCTTCCTATGCAGACATGTGAAGACATATCACTGCTTTTTACCATACAAGGTTAATCTGATGGTAACTCTCTGTATACCTTATATAAGAGATGAAATGCCTGTGGTGCATTGATCCAAATCACTGAGGGTGAGTCAATGGGCTGTAAAATCaggctgtttttattgtttttgctaAATGTTGTAGAACAATAGCTGTTGGGCTTttctttgtgtgcgtgtgtgttcattGTCCCAGTGATCAAAAACAGCTGTCTGTGGTTTTTAATCTATCCACAAAGTAATTTCAGTAATACAAGGGTTGTTTACAAAGAGTTCATGTTCATTAGCCctaaaacataccctgctttatggtctatttgattCTCAATAGACcaaaatgtactaaatgaacatcatgctgtatagAAGAATTGAAACTACAGATTGCGTCCATAAACTTATGTTAAAAGTGaaaagtaattttctcatagacttctatacaaccagaggagtcgccccctgatggtcagtagagacaatgcaagtttaaggtacttccacattggcttcactttttagacaTAGAGGTAGAGCCTACACTCCATACTGAGCCTAAATGCATCTTGTGCTAAATTAGCCCAGGATATAAACGAGTGGTGGGGAGAGTTTAAATATAGCACAAACACTGTTCCACTGGTCAACACTGGAAATCAAGTAGAGGTTGTATTTCTGCTACTACTTCTCTCAGTAACATGTTCTCAATCTTTCACACCCCACCCTTTCTATACCGCCGATAGTTGCCAGCTGTTTTATGTATTGGGGATAGGGTGGGGGTGAGGGAGACATCGCCTCGTAGGTCTAGGGCCGTGTGGTCTCAGGTTACATCATAGGTTTTTAACAGATCTCTGTGGAGGCAAACTTTAAaacttgtttaaaaataataagaacaggcaaaaaaaatatagattgtATTTCAATTCCATAATCAGTTCATATATGGCATGCTGTGGTATTTAACTGCAGATGATATCGTAGGGATTATTGCTTCGGTACACTTGACTGCACATAGATAAAGCTCATGTTCTGACAATCTATTGGCATAGGTTTTGCCTCGTCACTGTAGCACTTTACTCTTCGGGCCACAGTGTTGGATTTAATTTGCTCCAAATGTTTGCCTTTAGGAAAGGCTTTACAACGGGACATAAAAACAGATTCCTGACTGATCTGAAGTAGCTGTCACCCGGTTTCATTTCCAGTACTAAGAAGTTGTCATTGGTTTTAACTTTGACCATGAAAATGGTCAATAAGTAGACTCATTCTTATTAATTATATTCTTCTAAAACTAACTCttattatttccatttaataTACTTTCAGACTAtgtaatattgtacttttcactcCACTACATCTGACATAGCTTCAATAAAATAGATAGATTTACTTCTCCGTTTCAACTAACTacagtaaaatgctgcttaatcatgagcaataataataataatctagcagtatattttatactatatatcaTTAGATACCATATACACTCACATTTCTCTGTACtttttttgatacttttttcCTGGCAATAttcatgtacttttacttcaaacCTTTTTTCAAAGCAGGACCTTTATCTTTAATGgagtttttttccattatgGTATTGATACATTTAGTATCAGTCCACCAAGACACCTGAAAATAcattattggatggattgctatgtttttttccttaataTATTGATTATAAAAGCAATCTGGGTGGCATTACTACTAAATGTTGATGCAAATAAGTTGTATATCAGTGTCATTTTTAGGAGAAAAGGTTGAGTAACACATACATACTGTAGTGTGTctctctccgtgtgtgtgtgtttctcagaacttttatgtgtgtgtccagctaGAACAGTCACATGGTTTCTAATTGCTACCAGGAGGTTTCCCCCAtatgacacacactgacactgttCTCACACAGTTGCTCAATACCCTTGTGTCTGTCTGAAGAGGTCGCACAGTTTTACTGCAGATCTCGGATCCACCCGAATGCCATTACCTTAAAtagatgaaattattttaaccaGAATCCAGAATCCAGAACCGAGTCTTTAGCTGTTATTTTTGCGACTGCCTACTTAGTATGTTTCGACTTTTCTTCAGTCCCACATTCCTTGGCTGCTCTCCTGTCCCAGGGGATAATAGAATGAGAGCTCCCTCAAACATTTAACAGAGCTTATCAACTTCTAGCAGCAAagtttgcagttgttttttttcttctagtaAATGCAATTataattgttgttattgtctTGACATTAATGGgacaaatacagaataaaataacccagcaaagtaagaaaaaaagagaaaatataggCAGAAGGTTTCTGCAGATAAAGACGCcgacacacttttattttttttattcaaccttAGTTTAGCCAAAATAATCCCATTGAGAATTTAAATCTCATTTACAAAGGGATAAGTGTAAAAGTTGTACACATGcaccacataaaaaaacaaaaacagacttaaaaaatacaacagcaataagttaaaaacacaataaaaacttaatagtaaaaacataaaagagacAACCTAAGAATTTTCCCTCAGTGTCGAgacaaatacattcatttcaCAAATAATCCTAAAATATTACAGGTTTGTACGATAATCTAAGTGTCTTTGTGGCTCACACTAAAATGAGGATCCACCTTGAAATTCCTGCATAGTCTACCTTTAATAATTGGTATAAGCATTGCATATTGCATAACATATAAGTAGCCCATGTTTTACTGTTCTGATTCCCTAGTTTTTAAGTGCAAGTTTAAAAAGACATGAGCAAGTTTCCTGGTGAGCTAAAAGCCAGTACAGATCTTGAACTGGACCACTGGGAACCGGGTCTATCAGGAGTCAGGCAACGCGTCCTCAAGCTGTTTGGTTTTCACAGAAACACAGTTGAATACATGAGCAGCATGGGGCCAAGAATCCCCTTCCCATAAAGAAAGAATCATCTATTTGGCTCTGGTCAGTGTGAGTGTAACTGATTACTCATGTCTCTGTGAGTTTACACACCGATCAGTCACAGAGAGACATTTTTCAAGTTTCAAAGTGTCGTGTGTCAGTCTAAGGACTTCATGTTCTTAATCTGTGCTTTGGTTAAAGGAGGAGTTCAAACTGAACAGATCGTTGTACACTCCCCCCATCAGCATGCAGGCATGTGGGAGGGATCAGCAGGCAGAACGAGGCGGAACCCTGAACCGTACCCCAGTTCCCCCATTTACAGCTCTCACACTCTGTCCTGTTGACTGGAAACAACAGTTAGTCTGAGCAGCTGAGGAACATCTTACCTTATCAAGCACTAAAGGAGAAGAAGGATTTTAGGTTGTGGTAACATGGCATCTCTGAAAACTGTGCTTTATCTtggagtctgtctgtctgcttggaTCATCACTACTGCAGGTAAAAGCATGtgattgatagatagatagatagatagatagatagatagatagatagatagatagatagatagatagatagatagatagatagatagatagatagataaaaagTGCACTCGCTGCATGAGTTAGGGCACCATCATGCAGGTTTTTTGGCATGTAGGGCATCATGTTCATAATCTTTTCTCCACTGGAACGTAACTCTGGAAGGGACGTCAATATGTTTTCTCTACTGGAAGGGCACCCTATAgggcacttcatcatgttttctacATTGAAAGGGCAGGATAGAGGCCACTTAATTATGTTTTCTCTACCAGATGAGCAACCTGTAGGGCACAGCTTTATCCATGGGGGGATGACAGTCATCCCCCCATGCAAGTttggatttagttttttttccggTTATGAAATACTTGccatttttttaagatgtgGAAATATTAAAGCCACTAATGAACCAAACTAAATGTTCCACAACATTTTTTGGGATGTTGCAAGAAATGAACGCAGTGTGAACAAGATGGAATGTTACAAGACAGCAGGTATCTCAAACTTATTAGATTGTTTCTAGCAGTCTCACTTCTGACTCAGCTTTGCCCACTGGCAAAGTCTGATTTTAATTATGATCTGTTTATGAGaaagaggaggatggggaggtgGATGTCAAAGTTTTTCTCCAACAGATCTGTCAACATGGATGTATAAGTATTCATTATGATACTTCACTACactaacaaaatgaaaacagaaggGAAAATATCTAGAGGCCATGGATGAGtggaaattaatgtttttttggggtttttttataGATGAGAACTTTGCCCCCAAAGAGGAGAGCATACACTGGGTGTCTCTGGACTTTAAAATCGTCCTTGTCTGGACTACCATACCTTCTGATTACAAATACAGCGTCTTGTACTCTAGgtgagtccacacacacacgcacacgcacacacacacacacacacacacacacacataaagctgTGTTTTCAGGACTTGTGGGGACATTGCATCGACATTCAGTTCCTAATCCTAACTCTTAACTTTTACCTTAACCTTAACCGAAACGGAAACAGAAAACGAAAACCTAACCTAGCCAAACCTTACCCTAAACTCTTCACCCTAAAATGTAATGCTTTACGTTATGGGGTTGTGcattttgtctctgttttttataAGGGGAGTTCCCACAGTgtgtcccacacacacacacacaaaaacacacacacacacacacacacacacacacacacacacacacacacacacacacacacacacacacacacacacacacacacaatcacacacagacataaaaatTCTGAATTACACAAAtgatttgtcatgtttttgacagtggatttttaatgatataaatataataatactttccttgtaataaagtatttttaacattgtacatctacttttatttactttaagtaAAGGATAACGATACTTCCGCTGCTACTATGATAGTGTTGTTTCAAGTAGGGTAAAGACTCACTTCGCTTTTATAATTATTCTGCTTTGTCTAGACCAGTTCTTTAACTTTTTGAAAAACCAAGGCAAATCTTCATGGGCCCTCCAAATAAACACTGGATGAAAATGAGGCATCCAAGCTGGTTGGGCTGTAGTGACCACTACATAAATTGGACTAAAAGCATACTTTCTTTTCCTTCTAGGTTAGTTTTAATTTATCCATCCAATCTAAACAAGCTACATATAATGTTTATTAGcaatttatgtaatttaaaactCACCTGGACTAAAACGGGAATGCTTTTTGTCCTATTTAGAACATGGGGTAGTGGCTGAAATATgtatcaaaccaaaaaaaactaccctgcaaaccttttttttttcacctgaaaATAATTTTGATAAGACTTACAAAATGGTTcaccagaatgtttttttttttgtctaacgTGCCTCTCTACACTTCCATAATTTTCTCATAAAGGCTTTTAAATATTCACGGTTTCTATTTTGTTATCTATTTGCAATGTCTAATGTGCTACAGCTATCTCACACTGTGTCTCACACTGCCGGATCATGTCAGGGACAGAAAGTATCACTAAGTCAGCAGGTTTTTATCTATCTAAGTCATTGTTCTCCTGTTTTGTGTGCTTTTTCATGTGACTCTCAGCGATGACAGTGTCTGGAAGCAGAGTCACTGCATCAGAATATCAGATTCAGAATGTGATCTGACCGAGGAGCTGAAACCCTTAGACAGGTAGGACCTCTCTAGATCTGTAACGTTTCAACTGGGCCTATATATCTGGTAGGTTCTGTTACTTATCACctcacatttatttgtaatttctCATGCCAATCAAATTTTATAATCTACCtacagattttattttgcatgtgaACTCACCCATCTTTAGCTTAGTGTTGATCTATCAGAACATATGATTCGTCATATGTGTATATTGTGATTTATATGAAGTATATTTGGAGTTCATCATCTCTAATCCATTCTAATCTTAGTTTCATTTAATTGACTTCAATAATTGTCCTTCCCACATTTAATTTGAGGAacttcctgtcctctctttttAACTAATCTCAGTGTTGACCGTCTTGCTTGAGACTTTTGAGCTTTGGCCTCATTTCACAATACTTCTGTGCAAAATTCAATCACCGTGCATGTTGAATGTATATAATTTATCTCCGACCCATATTTATGTGTTCCCTATTGACAGGACCTACACTGCCATTATCAGAACAGAGCCGGACGATGACAATGACTATGACTATGACCCGGATGTGTCCCATGACAGTAAATCCCCTTCCTTCAACCCCTATAGAGAGAGTAGGtattgcatgcacacacaataaaaaagagtTCCACTTATAACGCACATGAGAGTTGTCTATGAGCAGACTGGTTAAAAATTATACAACGATCTCCATCGTCAGTTACGTCTAGAGTGAAACATATTTCCTCttggatgtgtttgtttatgatgtatcacaaatatgtttctctTTAGTAAGTGCATCAAAGTCCATGTAAAAGGGAGGTTGGGATTGggtggtcaaacaaacacaggactctcaCTCAGGATGCCGCTGTTCTTCTGGTGCCAAGCCTTTGTTCTGACGGCCGTTATTCTGAAACCCCAACAGTCAGATAAATGTCCTGTTGGACCAACTTGCCCTATACCTAACTGATCTCACTGCTCATGCCTAATCAACCCGACTAATAGAGGCGAGAAATAATAAAAGGGCAGAGTTGTGGGTCGTGTCTTCACAATAGGAAAAAAAAGCGTGAGTGTCAGATAAcatcattctgcataataattgTGCCTCAGTTTGGCgcagggagagtgtgtgttttcggAAATATGTTCCGAACTTTTGACTTACTTTAATTTACATTCCCtaatttaaataacataacGTAAAAAAACTTCAACAATATTCgagtaaaaacattttgatcaaCATGTTCCCTGAAACAAATATTGCATCTACCAGGattttgaaaaagtcagtgGGTAATATTGCTATTTCGATAAGGTCTCGTTTAGTTGTGCAGCCATAACCTCCGATTATGAAATGACCTGAATCTTACACATCCATGGGCCCACAGAGCGAGCGCAGTAGAGTTTCCTTTAACCTGCATGAATAAGCCTGAGTCTCATCATCGTTGGTGattcttcctctcctcaggtAACATCAGCGTAGTGAATTTCAACGTGGTGGTCGTGAATGAGAACAGTGTGATTGTGAACATCACGGATCCTCTGAGCGGGGAACATGACACTGGGAGGCAGCTCAGCATCAGAGACATTCTCAAGAAGGACCTCAAGTATAAGATAAGCTACTACAAGTCTGGAAGCACGGGCAAGGTACCGTATTCTAACATGGAGCTCAGTCATACAGAGACAGACTCACCTGAGTATTAAACTAgttgaataatgaaaatactGACTAAAAGGATCATAGAGTAAATGGTATTTGTTGTGTTCCTTGGAttcaaatacaaacattcacattttggTCAAAGTCAGCATGTTTGAGCGTCAAAACAGCTATTTTCCCAAGACCTTCTACAAATGTTCTAGCGTTcactaaaatattttgtttcgctttggataaaagcgtctgctaaatgactgtaatgtaatgtaatgtttcactGGAGAATATTTCACAGtacagatgcaaaaaaaacctctaaCTTCCGTTTCCCTGGGACTAGAAGTAGCAAATACTACAAACTTTTTGCCATTGATAATGTTGCCtgctttgaaaagaaaatactgaatgAAAGGAATTTAAGGTAACTTAGGGTTGATCTGTATGAAGATGGAGCTTGCCTTTGAGAAACAGAGACATGTGGAGGCTGCTCCATTATCAAcccaaatataaaataaagatgatgtatatataagtataaaGGTTTATACTGGAATAGAGCAACTACAGAAGCTGATTGGATATTAGCAAAATACTTACTTCATCTTGTAATGTCTCCAAAACTTTAGAGACTAAAGAGATGATTTTAACTTTGGATTTTAGTTTTGATTTTAGATTGTATACATAAACGTGTTCATCAAGTCAAGAATTTCTATATGTTAAAGGTGAGTTAGATAGATGTTGCAGTGAGACAGTAATATTTCCTTCTTACCCGATAGAGAGACATCATATCTAACTCCACTACAGCAGAGGTGTCCAAGCTGGATGCAGGACAGATATACTGCTTCATGGTGGCAGCTTTCATCCCCTCCAGACCCAAAAGCACCCAGCTGGGACCCTGGAGCATCCAGCAGTGTACACCCGGAGACGTTTACGTCCTGCAAGGTGCACACACTCCCCATACACTACACTACCAACCAGGCCTCACTCCCAGCCAATCAAATACCATCTGGGTCTTTGTTAGATgctcagagcaagtgacgtatTATAA is a window of Anoplopoma fimbria isolate UVic2021 breed Golden Eagle Sablefish chromosome 3, Afim_UVic_2022, whole genome shotgun sequence DNA encoding:
- the LOC129089168 gene encoding tissue factor-like, with translation MASLKTVLYLGVCLSAWIITTADENFAPKEESIHWVSLDFKIVLVWTTIPSDYKYSVLYSSDDSVWKQSHCIRISDSECDLTEELKPLDRTYTAIIRTEPDDDNDYDYDPDVSHDSKSPSFNPYRESNISVVNFNVVVVNENSVIVNITDPLSGEHDTGRQLSIRDILKKDLKYKISYYKSGSTGKRDIISNSTTAEVSKLDAGQIYCFMVAAFIPSRPKSTQLGPWSIQQCTPGDVYVLQELSLAACIGAVFILLTVLVIIVTVTVLCCRRRRQRNTFQSSAPV